CAAAGCTAGCGATACTATTTCCGAAAACTTCATAATACGCCAATATCAAATTCTAGTAGATTTGCAAATATCAAGTTGAGTAATAGTGCTTTTTGCCAGTGGAAGTGCTCACGAAAGTGGAAATAAAGAAGGCATGCCTTTTTAGAGCATTGCACCTGGAACAAGCAACGCCTTTCTAAAGCTTTGTGCCTGGAACAATGCCCATGCCTAGAATGATGCCTGCCTTTCTCCTATAGAGGCACTAGAGTTGAAGCCTGGTGAGCTTTGAGATTGAGGTGTGCCCAAGGTACGCCTTTAatgactatgataaaaataaaggcATCGGTTATTTGTTGGCAACGAGTGGAGATAGCTCAGTGAGCCAGCATCCTGCCAAGATCAATTTGGCCTATAACACTTGGGTTGCTAGCCTGCTACATTATAAAAGGTCAAAGTTGCGCATCTACTAACAGTTTAAACTTTTGGCATGGTGATAAGTGCTTAAtcatacaattggtatcagatttAAGGTCATTAGTTCAAATCCTTGGCAAGTGAAaaggagaggggggggggggggaggagatTGTTGGAACTGAGTGGGAGATAGCTCAATGGGCCAGTATACTGCTCAAATTCCTTTGGTCCATGGCGCTTAAGCTGCTACGTTATAAGGGATCAAAGTTGTGCCTTTGCTAACAGTTTAAACTTTTGGCATGATGATAAGAGCTCAATCCTCCCAAAAACAAAACAATAAGTTTCccaaaaaatataaattcaattcaTGTTCAACATCATTGACATCTTGCTCATTGGCCCAAGGCATTCATCATTGAACTAACCACCCTCCAACACCATTTTATTATGTGGAGACAAAATGTTTCCTCAATACGTTCTATATATAACCCTCACACACTAGTCAATCAATACTATTAAGAATTGTTTCTTTATGTATTTCTATTCTTTCAAAAATAAAGCAATATAGACAGAGAtagagaaatttaattaaaatttctccACGTAGAGAAAACTCTCTACATGCCTCTTCAATTATTTTGATGGGAAAAAGTCCAATTTTTTAATGCAAAGAATTGACTATCAAGAAACTAGTTTCCTTTAAGTCTTCTCAATTCATAAAATAGTCCAGCAGAAATAAGTAAATAAACAAGTGGCCATCAGATAGCACACCAGCAAAATTAATTTCAGTGGATTATATAGAACATTCTGTTAAGCACTGGCTATATTATATAACAAAAGTAACAAGATATGTGGCTAAGAACCAACCTGATGTAAATGGTGACTTAATTCCCAACAGAGGAACACAGAAAAGCTCCCAAAGTATAGGATGATCTGCTCAATGATAAAGTTCTTCATTGTTACATAACTCTTAAACTGATTTGGAAGAAACACAAGCAGCACTGCTGAAAATAGGTAAGCTGTGCTCGAAAGCTTTAAAGCTTGTTTAATGGCTGAAGGAAGATTCATTTTGAAGCTGAAGAAAGGGGGCCGCTGTTGACCAGAGAAAGAATTATCATTAATAATGAGTCTCAGAACTGAAGAGTAAAGACACTAAGAGATTAACAAAAATAAACTACACCCAGCATGAAAGTATTTGTGCATGTGGATAAATAAAGATGTCAGAATGAACAAATCTAGATATAGACAGCAAGAAAGCTAATTCATGAGGACCGCAGTTGCAAGTCCATCAACAATCAAGTAAAGTGTGTATGGTGATCTTGAAAAGCTCCTCTTTCCTTGCAATCTGAATTCATAACAACCAAATGAGAACTGCTCTGAAGAGCTGGAAATTAGCTGTTTAAGAATTTTCATGTGTAGACTGTGGAGCCCTTGTATTTTGAGAAGTGAATTCTGTCAAGAGTTAACTAATTTAAAAATGGCTCTGTTTACTCTTTTCCTTTTCAGCAGATGTGATAGCCATTTCTTGCATCTTGTGTACATTTGGTGAAAACAGAAAAATTCATTACCAACTAGTGTTATTTGTGCAAGAGGGAAACAGCAACCTATCTTCATCTTCAATGTCAAAAGGTCAAGAGATTAATCCCCTTACTTTTATCAATATTCAGGACCAATTGGCACTTGCCAAAGACAGAGACAAGGAAGTTTGAGAAGGTTAATAGTTAAAAGCTCAGCCATTGCCTGGACAAGGATGCCAAGTAGTGTAGCGAATACCGTGAAATTGTCACTTGAAGGAGATGAGTATTCACTTTAGGAGATAACAAAGGCAATTTGCATAATCTGTTAATTTATCATATGTTTGGTTAGTTAACAAAAATAGCTTTTTGCTTTCTGTTATTGTGAAATAAAATACTGAGAAAAGAAATGaactaattcaatttttattttgctGCTTTCAATATTTCATCTATACTTAATCTTAAGGATTTTAGATTTAATCTAAATAACATTATCAGATATAAAAGAAATCATAATTATAGTTCACAGAGAACAGATTCTAGAAACTAGAAGGCAAAATAagcaacttcaatatcaaaaaaaTGCACAATATATATAAACGATGTCCTATGATTACCTGAATAATGGGAAACTCCAAAACCCATCGCCGCTTATAAATATAAAAGCAGGCATAGAGCAATCCAAAAGTAAAACCCCTAAACCCAACTCTTCCGATCAGCTGCACTCCATCAGAGCTATAGTTGGCCCATCCGCACAAGCATATCACCGAGAGAAATCCCGAGATGGCAGCCGCCACGAGAAACAAAAAGAAACTAAGAGAAAGATTAGCCCGGCGGCGGAAATCACGGGAAGAGAAAGAGTCGCTGGAGACGAAAAGGAAAAGGAGGAGAGAGACGGCGAGCTGTAATGGTGATGCAGGAGAGTAGGGCTGGGGAGATGAGAGTAGAGAGAGTGATGCAGTGAAGAAGAGCTGCGAGAGGTGAAAAATTAGGAAAGCAACAAAGGAAAGGATCGATGGTGGTGCTAAATTAGTGTAAGTGATAGGTGAGAGAAGCAAAGTTTTGAAGAGGATGAAGACGGCGGAAGAGGTAATGGATTGCCATATCAGAAACCCTAGAAATCGATTCTTCACCACCACTTCTGGCAATGGTGGTGAAGACATTATTGGGATTTTTCTTTTTTGTCCTTTTAATTTGAGAAGATGAAGAGTGAGGGTTTTACGTAGGGTCAAGTTTCGAAGGAGGGTAGTCTTTCAGAAGCGGGAATTTTTTGATTGTGTACAACTCGCAATGATAgtgaataaatatttatattaaaaaagaaaCTCCCTGAATAAGGGCTGACTCACACATGGCCCGCATcataaaattatattacaaaaaaattttctctatataaaaataaatttttatatatgaaatttatattttcgTGCCTTGATTCATTAAAAATCCATTAAATTACTTTTCGCAGAACGTCCACCCAATGTATCCTTGCAGTGAGAAAGAGTGAGCTACCTTTATAATAAGAAAGGGACAAGTTGTgactattaaattaaaaaataaaaattaattttatataatttttcgtatgattttaattttttttttttaaaaaatcagaatttaaattaatatttaacttGAGTTACTAGTTAGAGCCGTTTAATATTGAATTTCatgagaaaaaaatatatatttttaagaaaatattattttatatgctttaaaaaagtaatttaaaaaatcattttaatatttttatgaataaaatatgttaaatttaattttaactaaattttaaTACTCTTTTAATTATGCTGTTACCCTCTGAAtaatatatataagaaaaatatgcATTCCACTGTTAACCTCCATGAAACTTCAAGCTTGAAAAACAAACATAACCAAACTTGACAACATATCAAATCCTACTATGTATCCTGAGAAGAAAGCAATCATCCCTAAGAAACAAAGGTCATGCTTCCTTCTTGCAGAAATGGAGATCATCCTAAACAATTGCTTATTAGAATGATACTTGCACAAAGAGAAAGAAGACTTGATCTAATTGATTTGGCCCCTCCATTTCATCAGTATCAAATTCTTGCCAGCACATCACCTTCTTGTTTCTCCATTTCAGTTTCCTTCTCACTTCCTTGGAGATTGATAGGCTTGTACCAATTTGCACAGAACAAATAGATGACAAAATCAAAAGCTGTAAGCACTGCAATCAGGAGGTAGAATCTGTCCATATGGCCTTTGTTCAAGTCATCTGGGATCCATCCAGGCTTCTTACCTCTAGCTGTAATCCCCATTACCATATTAACCAGCAAGCTACTGACATAGTTTCCAAGAGAGATTGAAGCCATGCAAAGTGAGCTTCCAAAGCTTTTTATCCCATCTGGTGCTTGCCCATTAAAGAACTCTAGCTGACCTACATACATGAAAACCTCTGAAGCACCCACAAGTACATATTGTGGGATTTGCCAAAATATGCTTAAAGAGCTTATCCTTTGGCCTGGAGTAACATGTTTGAGCCTCTCAATCTCAGTGGCAGCTGCTgcaaccattgcaaacattccaatAATGAGCCCAATTCCCATTCTTTGAAGCTCAGTTAAGCCTTTAGGATTGCCGCTTAACTTTTCTGCTAAGGGCACCAGGATTTGGCGATAAATTCCAGTGCAAATAAGGACACTGCAGATATCAAAAGCAGACATGCTAGCTGCTGGGAGGTGAAACTTTCCAAAATTAGAGCTCATGACATCTCCTTGCTCAACAAAGAGGGAAGCCATCTGTGTGAAGACAACCGAGTAAATTATAGTGCATAGCCAAATAGGTAACATTTTTAGGACACATTTGGCCTCCTCAACTTGAGTTACAGTGCAGAGCCTCCATGGATCATTTTGGTGCATCAGATCATCCTCTGTCATGGTTGCTGCCTTGTCCAAGAACCTGATCAAATATACACACACACAAAGGACAATTTGATGCCTAGTTAGCATTGCGTTCGGAGTAGCAGAAGCCGCGTtttgaattttaaactttttataaaaatatgtgAACTTTAATTTGTAAAGAGGCAACTTAAGCAGCAATAACATACATCATCTTTATAAGGATAGAGatcaaacatttccattcatgccaTGTTGTAAAAGATAGTGAAGATTCAatctttttttttgaaattaaaactTAAAAACTTACTCGAACCCATTACTGTGAAGAATCTTTCTGCTTCCTTTGATTGCAGATTCTGGTCCTTCTACTTCATACAGTTGATCAGCATTAGAAGGAATAACATCCCATTTCCTAGCTGAAGCTACAAATACCTGAGCAACTCGAGGCAAAGGGTTGCCACAGGGTATTGTGTACCTGTACCCAGGACTCCCCAGTAAAAATGATACTAAGGCTATGACTGCAGAGCCTAATGATGCCAGGAACCCAAGTGTCCATTCACCAGAATCTTCATAGTATACCAAAATGGTGTTTGAGAATAAAGATCCAAAGTTGAGTGCAAAGTAGAAGTAGCAGAAGAAAGCTGCTTTTGAACTCTTTTCTTTAGGTTTCTGCTCATCAAATTGGTCTGCTCCAAATGTAGCTATAGTGGGTTGGTGTCCACCATATCCAAAGGCTACTAAGTATATTGATAAGTAGAATATTGCTACACCAACGGGCGATGCTGGCGTGCAAGCTACTACCTCATCACCACAGCCATTCGGTTTGATCAAGAAAATCGAAGACGACAGCGATAAGAGAAGCAACCCCTAATTCATGCACATATAATCGTTAATTAGCAAGTTAATTACCGGGGATCATAATAGTTAAGGAAGTAGATAGTGGATTATTAATTACCACAACAAAGATAAGCTGAAAAAGTGCACAGGTCAAGTAACGGCCCCAGTATGAATCACTGAGGAAAGCTCCAATAAGAGAACACATATAGACTGTGCCAGTCCACTTGCTTACGTTATTTGCAGCAACAGCATTGTCTTGACCAAGAACTCTTGTTAAGAACAAAACCAAATTAACACCAACTCCGAAGAAAGCTAGAGTAGCCAGGCCTTGATTCGCTGCAGCGAATAAAACAAGTTCAAGGGAAAATAAATAGGAATAAGTTGCAGTTTTTACTGTTGGAGATGGGAAATTATTGTTTAGACCCATCGGttcaacacacacacacacacatatatatatatataatttacatataaaataagcgTAATTTGCATATGATGTTTTGCGTctaattaattaagttttttccaaaaataaaaaaaaaaggtgttGCGGGTATTACCTAGCAAGATGCTTGCAGCCTTCCACCCTCCCGAGCTCTTCCAAATGAGGGAATTCTTAATTTTAAGAGCAGCTTTTCTCTGTGAACTTTCATTGCTGTTTCTATTCACAGTTGTAGCATCTGTAGAACTAATATTGTCTTCTCTCACCtgcttataataataatattaaatatggCCAATATCATAGTGATAACTTGATTGCAATATATCAGAGAAGGAAAGCATGCTTTTTCTATTGATAGGATCACAGTAGCTACAAATAGCATGCTTGTTTGACTAACCAAGTAAGACAAGTAGTAAACTGTGCACCACTTACCAAAGAACGCAAGTTTTGTGGTCTggaaaattgaaattattttcaTGTTGTTCAAGTGTTCCAATCATATACGCAAAAGGAAAATTGAACTTTTGACGTGTCTTTTTCcatttatatatatgtgtgtgttcaTTATTCATatcattataataataataatataataataataataattaactttTAGTGGATAAAAATGGAAGGCACTCTCAATGAAAAACATTGCAACCATATCATCCACACATACTGGTAAAAATTCCCGCGACAACTTGCAAAACTCAAGATATATAGCTATGCTGATGAAAATATTTGAAAAATCTTATTTAAACTTAATTGACTCCAAACTCAAAATACAATatgtaattttataataaaaaattttattaacgaATAATATCAGAAAAGACTTAGCATAAAACCCTCAAACTACACCCTAGCCAATAGGTTTTTCTAAGACACCCAATTTAGACAAAATACAACTTGCATTGTAGGACTCTTTTATAGAGTTCTTTTTActtataaaagaaaattatatcgTAAGACTCACGTGTAAAAGAGCGGTGTGTTTTGAGTTCATAATAAATTCGATAGGATAGACAATAAGATAGGTTGGACTTTGCCAATTATGTCACATATGATCTATTAAAAAACTTACAAAAAGGGGAAGTGGTACAACTGTGATATTTACTACAgggtaagagattaaagatgattCATTGTATCCTGCACACTTATGCAGTGTGTAGAAAGCTTGCCAGT
The Hevea brasiliensis isolate MT/VB/25A 57/8 chromosome 15, ASM3005281v1, whole genome shotgun sequence genome window above contains:
- the LOC110638232 gene encoding protein NRT1/ PTR FAMILY 7.1; translation: MATMDMLNSTNEVALKVREDNISSTDATTVNRNSNESSQRKAALKIKNSLIWKSSGGWKAASILLANQGLATLAFFGVGVNLVLFLTRVLGQDNAVAANNVSKWTGTVYMCSLIGAFLSDSYWGRYLTCALFQLIFVVGLLLLSLSSSIFLIKPNGCGDEVVACTPASPVGVAIFYLSIYLVAFGYGGHQPTIATFGADQFDEQKPKEKSSKAAFFCYFYFALNFGSLFSNTILVYYEDSGEWTLGFLASLGSAVIALVSFLLGSPGYRYTIPCGNPLPRVAQVFVASARKWDVIPSNADQLYEVEGPESAIKGSRKILHSNGFEFLDKAATMTEDDLMHQNDPWRLCTVTQVEEAKCVLKMLPIWLCTIIYSVVFTQMASLFVEQGDVMSSNFGKFHLPAASMSAFDICSVLICTGIYRQILVPLAEKLSGNPKGLTELQRMGIGLIIGMFAMVAAAATEIERLKHVTPGQRISSLSIFWQIPQYVLVGASEVFMYVGQLEFFNGQAPDGIKSFGSSLCMASISLGNYVSSLLVNMVMGITARGKKPGWIPDDLNKGHMDRFYLLIAVLTAFDFVIYLFCANWYKPINLQGSEKETEMEKQEGDVLARI